The following nucleotide sequence is from Endozoicomonas sp. GU-1.
GTAGAGGACAGGATTTGAAACTCTCTCTCTATCCTCAATAAAATCCCCTTCATCATTAAGGAACATATCTGATTCATATAAATCATGCCATATATTCTTCCCACGCGGACATCCATCATACAATGATTGAAAATGAGCAGCTTCATCCATTGTAAGACCCTGAGCTGTTGCCACCATGACGGGAAGCAGACGATTGAATCTTGCTAAATGAGCCAGTTCAAGAGCATTACTGTTTGCCCATGTTATGCGCTGGCGCAGTAACTCATTGGTATAAAAAGGTAATAAATCCAAAGCCAGCTCTTCATTGTTTGTTTTAATTGCTAATACCAGGGGGGTATTTTTTCCAAACTGTCCTGACATTATTTTTTGATTTGGTGTAATCAATAATTCATGGCTTTTTTCTTTGAGATAATTTAATAAAGCTCTTGATAAAGTTTTATCTCTGGCTGCAATTGCTGCAGTAAATGGCGTATTTACAAAAGGTGTCGCATCAAATTCCAGCAATGTAGATTCAACTCCTTCTCTTTTCAGAAGCACTGCAATGAACTCTTCCCGCTCTTTTGAATTTAAATTTTTTTTTGCTTCAATTTTTGGCGTATTGGTAATATCAACAATAAGCTTAAATAACACATTGGGCCTGAAAGCACTTCCTCTATAGACAAAAGGATCACCTCCTCTTTGCAATAGTTTTAACGCTTTACCCCAGTCAACCTGACTGGCCGAAAGTACTTTAATAAGCGCCTTGGTTGTTGAACTTTTGCCACTTTCCAGACTTAAGGAGAGAGGTCTTCGCACTTTATCAGAAACAGGTATGTAGGTAAGTTTCAATGGATAAGGAGATACTCTTTTCATCACTCGAAAAGAGCGTTTACTTAATTTTCCAATATCTCCCTTGTGTATAGGGTTACTTTTATCAAAATACCAACTCCTATCATTATACGTCGGCTGCATAGTACCAATCTCGCACTCTATGGGATTTTACCGGCAGTACGATTAGACCACTCCAATTCGGAAAGATTCAAAATTTCTTAATGGCAAAAATCATTTTCACTCAATTTGTATGAAGTAACCAAACTGTTTACAGGCATCGATTCATACGAAGATGCAGTTCTAAATCATAGAGATAATGAAAGTCCGTTGAAACGTATAGAAGCTCAGCATATTGCATATTTGCGAGAGATTTTTGTAAACAGTTAATGCAACTTCAGTGGTGCCACAGGTGTCTGCTGGAGTTTATTGCTAGCCAATGACATGATAGTCGTTGAAAAAGCCGTCAGTCCCTCTCAGTGCTGTGTTTTCTTTAAACGGCTTTGTGGGTCTAAGCTTCTCTAGCACTACAATGCGTCTGGCTAACGAAGTTTAGTAATTTATTTTCAACCTTTAAGCAATATAGCTACTGTCAAAAACTCTGTAATTTAGACATTACGTCAGATGGCTTACAATTTCCAAAACACCCGCTATCAACATTTGAACACCAATGACTGTCAAAATTAATCCCATTAATCGCGTAACAATATCAAGCCCACCTTTTCCAATCAGTGCCATTATCCTGGAGCTGAATATAAAGCAAAAGAAAGTGATCAGGCACAAAAGAGCAAAAATGGAAATGGTCATCAAAACTCTGGTTAACTCACCAGATGCAGAATAATTCATAGCTGTTGCAATGGTTCCCGGCCCTGCAAGCAAAGGTACTGCTAAAGGTGAAACTGCAATATTTTCGAGATTACTTTTATGACTGGACTGTAAACTTGAAGCGTTACCATTCAGCATGTGGTAACCAACAAGAAAAACAAGAATGCCTCCCGAAATTCTTAATGCTGGAAGTGTAATTCCGAAAACATGAAAAATACCTTTACCTAAAACGGAAAAAAGTAAAACTATACCGAAAGTTATTATGAGAGATTTTGCTGCAATTTTAAATCTCTCACTACTGTCACTGTTTCCTACCAAACCATTAAAAGCTGCTGTATTTGCTATTGGATTCATAATTGCAAAAAACCCCAAGAAAACAGACACGGCATGTGTATAAAAATCTTTGTCCATCATTTGCTCCAGCAATATTTCGGAGAAAAAGAACTATGCTATTCAATCAGAAACACCATCAGGAATAATATAGACAAATATTGTTATGTGACTGTTGAAATTGTCGGTTATGCAGTGAGTTGACGCTAAATTCATCGGTGCAGTAGACGTCTGCTGAAATTTTTGGTTTAGAGACTGCCACCCTCTGGTCGCAGTTCAGGACTCTCAGAAACTCGTTCTCATGTCATTGGTCAGGTTCGCTATGGTCTTGCACTGTTCCTGTCTCCCTGTGCCAACATAGTCAGCAATTCCCGACAATCATATGTCTTAAGTCGTATAACATTGTATTATTCAAGCATAAGATTTACGGATGAAATACCCCACTCCGTATGAAGACAGAGTTCCTGATTACTTTGTAGACACACAGAACACTGAAAACACAAGAATATTGAGAGGCTCAGTTGTATCCACCATAAGCGTTTTCAGGCTGATACTCTTACCCACAGTTATTGCTGTTAACAGTTCCGTCCATGAGTCGATAATAAACCAGTCAAACAGCCCCCTTATCCCATGCCAGAGCGATTTTTTTGATTTCGATACCGACAACGCTTTTTGGAAAAGAGGGCAGGCAAGCTGCTCTATCTGATCAATGAGAAAAGCGGTAAATGTCAAGCTGGCAAAGTTTGTCGCCAGATGCATCTCTCCGTGCCCGTAATTGTGTTCCAGGTTGTACCCTTGTGTTTTCAGTGTGTTAAACGTTTCGTTCTCAATTTTCCACTTGGCGCGTGCTCCTCGCATGACTTTGGTCACGTTTTCAAGGGTAATGTAAATATCAGTAACCCAGGTGTTGGTGTATTTCTTTCCTTTGGGACTGATTTCTACGTACTCAAGGTAGTTGACCAATATCTCTTTATGAGACTTATTGATGGGAACTCCATTGACAAACCGGAACCAGTGTCGATAGCCATCTTCGTCGGTATACCCATGGCGAACAACTTTGTTCGCTATGTCCAGCTCATCCACTGCTTCATAAAGTGATAGGTGACTGGTGTCCTTCGCAACCATGATGAAGCTGTAGTTATAGGATTTAACCAGCTTTATCGTGGGTCCATCGGAGTATAAATCGTCAAAGTTGAGCACCAGTTTCAGGTGCGGGTGCTCTCTGGCAATGTTCGCCAGAAGTCTTTTGAGAGCTGTTTGCTCACAGTCGTTTTTTGAGGCATCTACAAAATGGTAAAAAACTTCCGAAAATAGCGGGTCTCAATGGGGTCAAGCAGTTCACGAAGGCGCGAATCACTGGGAACTTGCTCAACACCATAAAGGGATTTCAGGTTATGGAGCTTATCAGCATCATTCAGGCAGTCCT
It contains:
- a CDS encoding MarC family protein; the encoded protein is MMDKDFYTHAVSVFLGFFAIMNPIANTAAFNGLVGNSDSSERFKIAAKSLIITFGIVLLFSVLGKGIFHVFGITLPALRISGGILVFLVGYHMLNGNASSLQSSHKSNLENIAVSPLAVPLLAGPGTIATAMNYSASGELTRVLMTISIFALLCLITFFCFIFSSRIMALIGKGGLDIVTRLMGLILTVIGVQMLIAGVLEIVSHLT